The window TCTTGCGCATCTGGATCTTTTGCGAGTGACGCTGCTTAGCGTACAGCTTGGCCCTCAGGCCGCGGAGGTTCTGCGCATTCTCGCTCTGCTTATGGCCCTCACGAGCGGCCTTCTTGCGCGTGCGCTCCTCATGATCGAGACGCTTGCCGTGAAGCTTGCGGTGTCTTTCTGTTCGGGGATTCTAGTTAATATCTGCGCCAAATTTCGATGGTTTAAAGACGGGCGAGCAGGGAAAGGGCAGAGGCATACCGATATACTCGTTCTGGGGCTGCAGTTGTCGAAGGATGTGGTCAGCGTTTGTCAATCGACCTCTTCCTGTTCAACAGAACTTACCATGATGAATTCTGTCGCCCTGGCAAGGGTCTTGAGTTCTcagttgatgatggtttgAAGGAGAGCTCAAGATTCGGATTCGCAAGCTTGCTAGGGCGTAATGGCGATGCGATTGAATCCAGGCGTTGGCACTGGAGGTCGTCCTCTGATAAAAAAATCGAGAGCTTATCGCAGGCTTGGTGGCGGGTTGCAAGTGGGGCAGAGACTCTAGACCCTGATTGGCCAGCCTCGCACATTCGCTTGTCCTCCAACACAAATAACAGCCGGATTTCAACTCAAGAAACATTAGCCGAATGCAAGTCTACAATTGATATGTGATATTAATCAGCATGGTATTTACAAAGTCTATGTATGTACGTGAGGCTGAAGATACTAGGTGGGGTGGAGCACCAACATTCCACGACGACACAGCAAGCAGAGAACAATGAAGATACAGAAATAAAACATGATTTGTAATAACAACGCTCACATCGACTCTATTACGAGTTCAAGCTTGCTACGATGCAAGTATGTTTGAGCAATACCTAGGACACAAAAACCCAACTCCAATGCTGATGCGGTATCTCAGTTGCTGCAACCACTGCGCCATGCTGAAACATCCCAGAAATCCAGTCTTCCGTTGTTCCCTTATGCACCGGCCTGCCCCTGAAGCCTCTATCCTGGGTCCCAAGACCGTAACTCCAAACATGAAAACAAAAGTATCATCAACGCCGGCTGGCTCTCATGGCCTCTAGAGCCTTGCGTTTTCGCTCTTCCTTCTCGCGCTTCAGCCGCTTCTCGCGTTCCTCTTCCTGCTTGTCCTCTAGGCGAGCACGACGTTCAGCCGCCGTCTCTTCGACTTCAATGTCGGAAAGACCAGCCTCCATGTCAGACTCATCCGACATGTCGTCATATCCACCGCGACGGCCATAGGCATACGggtcgtcttcatcttcatcatacTCAACAAAGTCGTCCAggtcgtcgtcctcttcctcgtaTCTTGAGCGAGAGCCGCCATATCGGGGACGTTCGCGTACCTTGTCTCGCGGGTCACGATCAGGGCCGCTGCTGCTAGCctttggtttggtggtaGCACCTGGCCGGGGTCGTGCTGTGCCGGTATAACCAGTTGTCGCCAAggcagccttcttgatcttcttgttctcctcctcggccgctgCTTTCGCTTTGGCACTCGAGGCTCCAGGAGACACACGATTCCGCTCGACTCCATTTTTTGGAGCTGTTCGAGATGATGCAGGGGGGGCTGCAGAGCCTTTCCTGCCGGCGACCTTGGCCTGCTTTGCCTGGTCCGCCTTCAGCTCTTTGCGCTCCTTCATGGTCAGGTTCCTCTCCACTGGCTTGTGACTGATCTTGCCAAGCGATTCCCGTGCCTCCTGGTTCTCACGTGCCCTCGCCATAATCTCTGCAAATGACCGCTTCTTTGGGGGACCCGAGtccgatggtgatggtcgGTTAGCAACAGGCCGCGATGGCAGAGGCTTGCTGCCATTGGAGGAGACACCTGGACGGGTGCCATTGGTCACAACTGTGCTTGGTCTGGTTGCTGACGCAGTCGTCGATTTGACTGGTGGTCGTGATGACCCAGAGTATGTGCTTCCGGAAGCGGTTGTGGGCTTATCTATCGGCCGGGAAGCTGGTTTTGGGGAGCTGATGTTGGGCCGCGATAACCCATCTGCAGTGGTCTCAGTGCGCGGTGCCTTTGGGAGTGTGTTACGCAAATCATCCTCGGCCTTTCGTTTGGGTGCCGTCGTGCTATGTCGCGATGTGGGGTTTGAGGTCGGTGATGGGCTGGGTTTCTCGCCAGTGATGGCCCCAAGAAGGTCCGCAATCTAACCACAATCGATATCAGTATCAGGGGTGCGGAGACCGAAGAATCAGCACAAAATACGTACCCCCATCGTCGCGCGAGTACAGCAGTATGGGCGGGATGCCGAACCCTAAATCTCGCAGTTGTCGTgatccctccccaacctcataCGATTTGTTGGCGCGAAGTCATCGAGTGAAAACGCCAAAACGGGCCTTGCCACTGAGCGTTTGCTGTGTCGCTGTGCCAAGCGCTCAGCTATGCGGGGAACGCCAGTGCTAGAGTGCTGTAAATCAGGTGAAAGCGGCTGAAATTGCGATTTTTAGGCTCCGCGATTGGGAGCGGAAACAGAAGCGGTGTGAGTCGtgggaaagagaaagggaaGAAGTCTGCGCGGTCGACGGGGACTTCAATGCTGGGAGCGCAGGCTGCTTTTAACTTGCGGGCAAACAGCCTGGCCTGGCTCGTCCTGGTACAGTTCCAAGCCAAGAATGACCAAGAGACCCACTGCAAAGTCGTAACACGAACCTGGGAGAAGCTCGGAGTCAGGTGTCACCGGTTCCGGAGGTCCTGCCAAGCCGTGCCCGACTCAATTCATTACGTAAGCAGGAGCACGCACCTCCATGCCCTAGAGCATCAAGCAGTCAGGTGATTAGTGGGGTGGGAATTTGCGGGCACAGGAACCAAAATTGTAAAATATTCCACCTTGGCTCGGGAGCTTTTATCACCGAACACAGCAACACCGCCCAGAACTAAGAAGAGTCTTTCTCCGCACAAGCCAGCGGTTAAAATTGATTGACATCTCTTGTTCTTTACTTCTCCTAAAGAGTGAGTTTCTCTTTCAGACCCGACGCAGTTTCGAGACTCCGAGGACTAATCACCAAGTCGCTACAGAACAGCCAAAATGAAGCACCTCGCCGcttacctcctcctcaccctcggtgGCAaggccaccccctccgctgCCGACGTCAAGGCCGTTCTCGAGTCTGTCGGTATCGAGGCTGACTCCGACCGCCTCGACAAGCTCATCTCTGAGCTCGAGGGCAAGGACATCAACGAGGT is drawn from Podospora pseudocomata strain CBS 415.72m chromosome 1 map unlocalized CBS415.72m_1, whole genome shotgun sequence and contains these coding sequences:
- a CDS encoding uncharacterized protein (EggNog:ENOG503P4FG; COG:S), with the protein product MGIADLLGAITGEKPSPSPTSNPTSRHSTTAPKRKAEDDLRNTLPKAPRTETTADGLSRPNISSPKPASRPIDKPTTASGSTYSGSSRPPVKSTTASATRPSTVVTNGTRPGVSSNGSKPLPSRPVANRPSPSDSGPPKKRSFAEIMARARENQEARESLGKISHKPVERNLTMKERKELKADQAKQAKVAGRKGSAAPPASSRTAPKNGVERNRVSPGASSAKAKAAAEEENKKIKKAALATTGYTGTARPRPGATTKPKASSSGPDRDPRDKVRERPRYGGSRSRYEEEDDDLDDFVEYDEDEDDPYAYGRRGGYDDMSDESDMEAGLSDIEVEETAAERRARLEDKQEEEREKRLKREKEERKRKALEAMRASRR